Part of the Acidimicrobiales bacterium genome is shown below.
AGGTCGTGTCGAGCGGCTGGAGTCGCGCCAGCGCCATCCGAAGTGGCAGCATCTCCCCTTCCGGATCGAGATGTCGGAGTGCATCAACTGCGACACCTGCATCCGTCACTGTCCGCCCCAGTTCGGTGCCATCTTCAACCACGGGATAGACGTGATCATCGTCCCCGAGCTGTGCTCCGGCTGTGGGAAGTGCCTCGACCCCTGCCCGGTCGACTGCATCTACGAGGACCCTGACTGGCAGCCCGCGCCGGAGGACTGGTGGGCTGAGCAGCGTCGGGACGACCCGTACCGATGACAGCCCCGATCCTGTCCGGGGCCGAGCCCTGGTCCGCCCCAGGGGGACCCGACGGCGCCCTCGTTCTCCACGGGTTCACCGGCAACCCGCAGTCGATGCGCGGTCTGGCCGAGGCCCTGGCCGGTGCCGGGCTCGCCGTCGAGCTGCCGCTGCTCCCTGGTCACGGGACGTCGATCGAGGAC
Proteins encoded:
- a CDS encoding 4Fe-4S dicluster-binding protein, giving the protein MPSVSGRVERLESRQRHPKWQHLPFRIEMSECINCDTCIRHCPPQFGAIFNHGIDVIIVPELCSGCGKCLDPCPVDCIYEDPDWQPAPEDWWAEQRRDDPYR